DNA from Apostichopus japonicus isolate 1M-3 chromosome 15, ASM3797524v1, whole genome shotgun sequence:
AACAGTCGAAAGGAGCACGTGGTATAAGTTTTACCATATTTATTTACTcttgttattataataatgaaaCAATCTCATTCTACGTTTCTATTTTGTCTAATATCATGTATATTATGAAACTCTATGTcatatattactttatatttaatattgcaTTGAACAAACTAAAATCAATTAGTGCGgtaatttattgtttttctacTTTGTTTTGTCCTTCATTAGGAGCGGGTGTTTTACTCGATACTTTATCTCTCTTTCGCTCTTTTCGTTGGACCATTTTAGCAGCACGTGATCGAAGTACTTCCGGAGGTAGAGGTTGGGTTTCGTCAATACTGGATGTCTCAGAATCAGAGTCGGATTCTTCCTGTTCCCTGTTGTaccaaaaaggtaaaaaaaaaaataagagaaacTAAACATTTGattcaataatataataaaaatgaatCGATAAAAAGAATGTAGAATCGTTCATATACGCAAGGAGTTTTACGTGGGTAACCGATTGGTGTACGTGGGTATCCGATGGGTAAACCTGGACTTAACCCCAACCATTTTGGTGCAGGCTAGCCAGGTGTGATCGTTCGCCTTTTTTCGCATAACGTATACAGTAGACTACTGTAGAAGTAGGTAACTATAGAGGAGTGTTATACATATTGTGCGAAATCAGAATTTTGGGCACATACACCAATGCGTACGAAGTGACTCTAAGTTTCCTTTTGTTGCGCAAAAGGTATTGAAATGCGCATAAGCGATCCGGCTCTAAGACGTATTCCAGCGTCGTGTTTAGCCAATTActagaaaaaaaagacatttttatCGGGTAAAAATGCTGCCAAAGTAAAAATCAACGTAAATTAGTGTCAATGTGTTTATCAATATGCCTTTTACGAGATTTTACTGCATTGTCATTCCTAAAGCCCATACTCTTGTATCAATAACCACATGCCAAAACAAATTGATGGCGAGGTTTTTCTGCTGCGTAAACCTCCTGGAAATCTTCTATGCAGGTTAATTCAAGAAGTTACAACAACTTCAATGAAACCGTGTAGTCTTTCTCAGTTGATCTTTGAAAAAGACAATTGTGACTGCAATTACTTACACTTGCTCAATGGTTGGAGGTAAGATGTGGACGCTAGCAACACTGACGGGTCGTAAACGGGCCGCTGTAATACTGGCAGCTTGTTTGGCGTTTTGTGCTTGCTGACTTGGGTCACCTTTCCCGGATGCCTCCTGAAAATGGAAAGAAAGTGCTTAGCAAGATATACTCAAATGAGATATTTTGTATCCTTTCTTAACGTACAAGTTTGACATTGCAAAGTATAGTGATAAGGATAAAGAAGTCACTTTAGGAAGAGATTATGTAACAAatgtcttcttttcttttccaaacGATCGAAAGGAACGGAAAGCGGAGTTGCAACTCCACATGTGGGTGGAAGGCGTTTTttcgggggtggggtggggtggatgaGGTTGGAGTCGGGTACTTAAGTTAATAAGTTAAGTCGGGTACTTAAGTTAGGAGTCTTCCTTtccctttgtacacaattggcgataaaacaaataaatgaattaaataaagaAACACATGACATTTTTAGATGATATTATGGACTGGTGTCGATGAGAAGAGGAGATACTGGTATACATTGGGGGAATTGAAAATCCGGCAATCTTCTGAGAGCTTGCAGTACTGAGTCCTGTGCATATGATATCACATCAATTGTTATAGTGTTATCATACAAAAGACTTTATACAATAATATTACTTACTTTCGCTTTTTGATATTTCTTAATTAACAGAAACTCATTGGCAAGTTGTTCAATAAGGCCAAGGTATGATAGAGCGTTGTCGTTGGTGATGCCATCCGAGCAGCCAAGTTTTTCCAAAATACTGCTATCATCACATCCAATACGTCGACATATGCCGATGACgctagacttgaccaagtctaatcttttgtttgtctttctcaTGGCATTCTCGTTGGTAGATAGTTCTTTGGTCAGAATACTACACTTACCCTGAAAACAGAACCAATGACAAAACATGttaaaaattggaaaaatgaatattcatacctaTACGGCACAGTTATGCGTTCTATAGCATGAATGCGGATATTGAAAGCTTTCCGTATTCGGTCAGACTAAGTCATATTCTTTCAGTATAGgctttgtgtgtgtatgtatatgtgtatattatgtTCAAAGCGAATATAACGTCGGATCCTCCGTCGGTTTTTTGGAAACCCACAGTTTTATTCAGCCTTTTACGACCCTATAAACTTAAAGTTCACGGCACCCCTTCCTCCTGCCCCTCacaccttcaccccccccccctcccttcccctcaaAAAAAGGGGAATTTCAACATCCATCGATATTGAAACAATTGCAACGTATTGTAATGTAAACGAGATTTGGGGGCGACATTGACATCCGAGGTGCTGACCTATAGTTGTTTCTTCAAGACATAGATAATGCTGTCCAGTCGCTTTCATTCATGGCCGCTCTCTGCTTACGTTTTGTTTCCTCAAAAACGTTCAGCAAAAccacaaaaaaattaatgttgtcaTTTTCCTTGAAATGAGCGGTTTAACGGCCTACCTCTAGATCTTTCATAATCTTCCTCCTCTGATCACTGACGACCAATCCCTGTTCCTTGAAGACCAGCATATCTTCGCTCAATCCTTTGATGTCTCTCTGGAAACACTCGATGTCATTGTTTAATTCGTTGACATAATTAAACAGAGCGAAGTTAGCGTCCTCCTTTTGAATAAACTTTCGAACCAGGATATCCAAATCTGATTGTTTTTCGATTTCAATGATTCTTCCCATTGCTGCCTCAAACTGTTCCATTTCTTCGGAATAAGATGGTGGATGGGCGATCGCGAGTTCCTCGGCTGGATTGTATAAAAGGATAAGGCAGTTGGTTATTGAGTTTTCGAAAGGTAACTCAATTGCCTAAAATACCTActcacttcccccccccccgcctcacccCCTACCATCGCGTGTCGAAGAAATAGCAAATATCTGTGACAAGCAAAAAATGGtttaaaacaatttgaaaattaacttCTTAAATTATGAACAAATAATGACACTGATATGATAAAACCAGatctgaaaatgtaaaatgataaaGTAGAGTAATATTTAATCCACATCATATTGTCGAATAAtgatcaaagaaaacaaaatgcaacaatGTAATCTACTGTAACCAATTTCTGAATGATTATTACTGCTAGCAATATAACTGTGGCAATTAACTCAATTTCTTTCGTAGGAATTCCCCGAGCAAAGTAACTAAGTaccccttttctttcttttcgcTGCCTCGATTGCCTTCTGTTCTGTTCTCTCTTGAGCTTTGACATTCATAAATTCCTTCAAATTTTGCTCGTGGTCGATGATTCGCTTCAGCTCTTTCACTTCCAGGTTGTAAGTCGTTTGGTCCTTCTCACTCCTGTCTCTCAGAGCGGTCATCTTCGAGTGAGCTTCATCCCTAAGTTTTGTTTCCAAAACgacaagaaatgaaaaaactttataaattttaaaaggaaaaaaattatgaatagAAGACAACCAATGAGCAATTCCCTAAAAACTAtgtcataaaaacaaaataagaaacatGTTCCCATGCCCGTAACGAAGGATTCTGAGTTGCTGGACTATCAACAATATAAGGAGGGGAACCAAAACTTTAAGGAGGGAACAATATACTCTGAGGTTTTTGTACATATAATGATGATTCATATGGAGGGGGGAAGGGTACGTAAGTCTGCACTGCGCGGGGGAGGGGCACGGGGGATTTAATTGATCATGTTGTTGACAGTTACTAACCTTGAGTCGTATGCAAGAGTTGACTCTTCAATAACATCGCACATTTCTCTCTTGACCTCATCCTGTTCTTTCGTCAGCTTTCGATAGAGGCAGTCGTATAGCGCCCTCTCTTGTCGAAGGTGTTCAATCTGGTCCCTGAGTTCTGCGTTCGTGGTCAATGTTGTATTGAAGGTAACAGTAGCCTGTTTAATAGAAAAGGTCAAAATTCACCAGTTTGACATATCTACTAGGATACTTCACATACACTGACACGTGTCTAGGCACGAAACCAGGGTTGCTgagaacgggggggggggggggggtcactgGGTATGACCGGCCTCTTCATTCAAAGTGAAGCCAATATTTGGACATATATTTATAGGTCCATATTGACATGTGCATGAACATTATTGGATGTACCCCTACACTTTTGAGGAACTGTGCTACCATCAACACCTACAAACTCAACAGTATATAACGCACCGATTCCTTGGGTAAGTTAACCCTTCCCATGAGAAAACTTAATGACAGGCTTGAAAAACATAGGTTAGTATACTGTGCTTAACAAATCCTCGTTCTGTTTGCGTCACTTTACAAGTGGGCCTATTCAGAGGGAGACGAAAAGAGATGAAGAAAATAGCCTAATATAGAAATCGAGGCACAACTAACaaaaatttaataacaattttacCTTACAGGTAACCGTAGTTCAGATTTGAATTAAAAAATGTTTGCAGTTTTACTATTGCAATCAGTGGACTAGTTCATTCGTCGATATGTAGGCCTTTAACGATGATACCTTACCATGTTAGTCTAATAGGACTTTTACCTTATGAAGTCTGTTTTCCATGACTCGGTTGTGTTTCTGCGTTGACTTGTGTCTGATGGTATCGATCTGACATCCTCCGAGGTCTCGGTATCTGGCTTGAATCTCTTCTTCCATCCCAGCAACCTTTTAAGGAAAATAGAGAAAACTACCGTAAAGTACTAATTCCTACTAAAACAGTATAGAGTTTTAATATTACTTTCACAGAGAAGGAGGAACACGTGGTATAGCCCTTACAGCGCAACCATgacaaataattaaataataccTTTAATGCATGTTAACCACATATACCGTTGAATTACTATGCAAAATGTTAGTCTCATTAAATTAACTGCTAGTTATGATTAAACTTATACTTTATACTTATATTTTAAGAGCGTTCCACACTATACGTCATCATGCTAATATAGGTTATCGCAACTGTTTAACATCAACGTTTATTTAAATGTTACAGTACTCGTATCAGCAAGGACTAcccccgcctccccccccccccgccctcatCCCATGAGCCCATCCGGCTGTAGGCAAGACTATGCCAAGTGTTTAGAAAATGTTTCTCTCTTGATGGGGTAACTCTGAGCGGAGGAAGAATGGAAGGGGAGGTAAACGTAACGCATCAAAGGGATGGATAGAACTGATGGATAAAATGGTACCCAGCCACCACCCCCTCCCAGCCCCTTCCTGTCCAATCGAACAACAAACTTTTATTTAGTTACCCTTCGGTTCAGCTCATCAATCTTCTTTCTTTCCTCGTCGATCAATTCGTTCATTTCTTTACTTTCCACGACAAATTTcctcaacaataaagatctgTGTTTGTCATTTTTGTCGTTGCTATGGCTACGAGCGAGATTTAAATCGATGTCTACTTCTGCATTGTCCTTCTCCAGTATGTCAATATGAGATCTGAATTATAGGAAAAGTTAATATTTGACAAGATTTGCAAATCATTGCATCAGACGAGGAAAATACAAGTAGATGAAGCTAAAATGAtatcatttgtttttgtttaacttACAACTTAAATGACCTCCAAGCAGCTAATTAATTTACATATCTTTAGCATCATTATAGTGGTGGGAATGGGGGGAGGGATGCAAGTAAACTCAGGATAGATATCGTGAAATTACTCCCCGAAATAGCGATGCAGAAGGAAAATCAGTAAAACGTAATACATTTATCCATGCACGTGGATCGTTTTTATTATCAAAATTATAAGTTTTTGCTATCATCATTTTACACTTTTTTAGTTAACAAAAGATCAAAAAGGGAAAGGGGGACCATGCATCGTTCCACAATCTCTGGATCCTGCTCGAATGAAAATCTGCAAAATTTGAGTAACATGTTCATAAGAATATATGAAGTATGattttcttttccaaaaaaaGCAAATCGAATTAAGGGATATAATTTTAAATGATACCTTTGTTTTCTCATGATGTTCCTTGACTCCTCGAGGTATGCTTTGCGATGGCATTCCAGTATGCGGTACTGCCGGTGTAATTTAGCGAGTTCTCCCTCCGCTTGAGCATAGTCGACATCTGCATCACTACAAGCTGACTCTGATCGTTTTCTTGCTCCGTACTTCATCTTGGGTTTCACTATCGAACTAACATTTAGGTAAAAACgagaaaattatcaaatttaatttaatttaaatttcgGCCATTTAAAACGCGCCATATCTGTCAACTTGACACTCCCGGCGCAGGTtaacagtcttgttcaaggccaaggccctctcacacgactttacaacttaaccctggtcattggtaacttgtcacccctacacaccaaagtgtgcacaattcaatcaatcactcctagggcaccacagtgcaccacaaccacgtgtccccgggggacttcccatagggtgcagccacaaaccggcgcacgcaactatatttacaagttacctcgcaagtccccgttcatacacctgggtgaagagaggcaatggagattaagTGCCTTGCCCACTGACaaaacgcaatgatctggccaggactcgaacctgtaatccttagatcacaagtccactgccttaaccacttgaccacagcgccctcaaacataCCATTAATTCATAGCATTCATGCCTATAGATGGTACACAGTTAAGATAAACCACGCCagaattaaaggtagtcagtatatataggccccaaattataaaGCACACTATAATTGCTAAAAGTTTCAAAAAggactttcctggaggtcttttcTCTCcgaattgttctcagacattgttTAGGAatatacaagatgactgaatgtcccattGAGGAAACTTTTCTCGAAGgcggtaataaaaacagtttaagtattttgaccaaaggtgaccatattttgaacatctggcatatttggggccaatacagcatacctttaaagggtgtgaaaactcgcgcaaaaagaaacgtctaaagccggttatctgacctagtttcgaatgaggtgtaacaaaagtgttagacaccaccatcgatcccagaaaatacacacagcttgctaccgtcggtaattagacagtgtgcagtcagtacatacagctgcggtcaatacccatagcacagtgtataaacggtacagcgatggacatctcaggtccatcTAAAGATAACacagtatcacgtttcattactgtctgcattttgtagcgacacgaactaaacgtcacttgcaagcaacagaagttaactttttcagatggccgcacgcagtttgggcgagtcttcaatgcctttaataggCCAGTATAAGGtttaaatgtaatacaaacGATACTAAACAGTCTGCATCTTAATATATGCAAAATAGATTACGTATAGGTTCGTCTTCAATAAGGCATTTCTATAGGTTGTCATATGTGTTGAAATGTaacgtaggcctatattctaATTGGGTTGTAGTAAATACAACATAAATTATACTGCTGGAATCATGTATTTGTGTGACGGAAGATGGTGTATTTTATTAGTAATCTACTATATACA
Protein-coding regions in this window:
- the LOC139981208 gene encoding coiled-coil domain-containing protein 63-like, translating into MKYGARKRSESACSDADVDYAQAEGELAKLHRQYRILECHRKAYLEESRNIMRKQRSHIDILEKDNAEVDIDLNLARSHSNDKNDKHRSLLLRKFVVESKEMNELIDEERKKIDELNRRVAGMEEEIQARYRDLGGCQIDTIRHKSTQKHNRVMENRLHKATVTFNTTLTTNAELRDQIEHLRQERALYDCLYRKLTKEQDEVKREMCDVIEESTLAYDSRDEAHSKMTALRDRSEKDQTTYNLEVKELKRIIDHEQNLKEFMNVKAQERTEQKAIEAAKRKKRAEELAIAHPPSYSEEMEQFEAAMGRIIEIEKQSDLDILVRKFIQKEDANFALFNYVNELNNDIECFQRDIKGLSEDMLVFKEQGLVVSDQRRKIMKDLEGKCSILTKELSTNENAMRKTNKRLDLVKSSVIGICRRIGCDDSSILEKLGCSDGITNDNALSYLGLIEQLANEFLLIKKYQKAKEASGKGDPSQQAQNAKQAASITAARLRPVSVASVHILPPTIEQVEQEESDSDSETSSIDETQPLPPEVLRSRAAKMVQRKERKRDKVSSKTPAPNEGQNKVEKQ